A section of the Pseudorasbora parva isolate DD20220531a chromosome 2, ASM2467924v1, whole genome shotgun sequence genome encodes:
- the farsa gene encoding phenylalanine--tRNA ligase alpha subunit, with translation MADTGLLESLLRLVEKVDGGIDSQDVAVDLGVDHQMIVGAVKSLQALGEVISAEQKSSKHWELTGEGCEIAEKGSHEARVFNAIPAEGLPQNQLMKMQSGKVGFSKAMSNKWIRLDKAHEGGPRVFKTVETIEDAVRDKLQLVQKGQSAKLEEKEKNELKKRKLLAEVTVKSYWITKGSSFSTTITKQETELTPEMIASGSWKEKKFKPYNFEAMGVAPDCGHLHPLMKVRTQFRQIFLEMGFTEMPTNNFIESSFWNFDSLFQPQQHPARDQHDTFFISDPALAHEFPQDYLERVKKVHSEGGYGSQGYKYDWKIEEAQKNLLRTHTTAVSARMLYKLAQQEKFTPVKYFSIDRVFRNETLDATHLAEFHQIEGVVADYGLTLGNLMGILHQFFTKLGITKLRFKPAFNPYTEPSMEVFSYHEGLKKWVEVGNSGVFRPEMLLPMGLPEGVSVIAWGLSLERPTMIKYGINNIRELVGHKVNLQMVYDSPICRLDS, from the exons ATGGCTGACACCGGGCTTTTGGAATCACTTTTACGGCTAGTGGAGAAGGTAGACGGCGGCATTGACAGCCAGGATGTGGCCGTGGATCTCGGGGTGGATCATCAGATGATCGTCGGCGCGGTGAAGAGTCTGCAGGCGCTAGGAGAG GTGATCTCGGCAGAGCAGAAGTCCTCCAAACACTGGGAGCTGACAGGAGAGGGGTGTGAGATTGCTGAGAAGGGCAGTCATGAAGCCCGGGTGTTCAACGCCATCCCTGCCGAGGGTCTGCCGCAGAATCAACTCATG AAAATGCAGAGCGGGAAGGTTGGTTTCAGCAAAGCAATGTCCAATAAATGGATCCGTCTGGATAAAGCTCACGAGGGAGGACCAAGAGTCTTCAAAACT GTGGAAACGATTGAGGATGCAGTAAGGGATAAACTACAGCTGGTGCAGAAGGGACAGTCGGCAAAACTAGAGGAGAAAGAAAAGAATGAGCTGAAGAAACGTAAACTGCTTGCGGAAGT GACAGTTAAGTCTTACTGGATCACTAAAGGCAGCAGCTTCAGTACCACCATCACCAAACAAGAGACAGAACTGACTCCAGAGATGATCGCCAG TGGCAGCTGGAAGGAGAAGAAGTTTAAGCCGTATAATTTTGAGGCGATGGGTGTTGCTCCAGACTGCGGCCACCTGCACCCGCTCATGAAGGTCCGGACACAGTTCAGGCAGATCTTCCTGGAGATGGG ATTCACAGAAATGCCCACTAATAACTTCATCGAGAGCTCGTTCTGGAACTTTGATTCTCTGTTCCAGCCCCAGCAGCACCCAGCAAGAGACCAACACGACACCTTCTTCATCTCTG ACCCGGCTCTGGCTCACGAGTTTCCTCAGGACTATCTGGAGAGAGTGAAGAAGGTTCATTCTGAAGGAGGTTATGGATCACAGGG ATACAAGTACGACTGGAAGATTGAAGAAGCGCAGAAGAACCTCCTGAGAACGCACACTACGGCGGTTAGCGCCCGGATGCTGTATAAACTCGCACAGcag GAGAAGTTCACACCAGTGAAGTACTTTTCCATCGATAGAGTTTTCCGTAACGAAACTCTGGACGCCACCCACCTGGCAGAGTTTCACCAGATCGAAGGCGTTGTGGCCGACTACGGACTTACTCTGGGAAACCTCATGGGCATCCTGCACCAGTTCTTTACCAAACTGG GAATCACAAAACTGCGTTTCAAGCCGGCATTCAACCCCTACACTGAGCCAAGTATGGAGGTCTTCAGCTATCATGAAG GTCTGAAGAAGTGGGTGGAGGTGGGTAATTCTGGGGTCTTCAGGCCTGAGATGCTGCTGCCCATGGGTTTACCCGAGGGGGTGTCAGTCATTGCCTGGGGTCTGTCCTTGGAGAG GCCCACCATGATCAAGTACGGAATCAACAACATCCGAGAGCTTGTGGGCCACAAAGTGAACCTGCAGATGGTGTACGACAGCCCTATATGTCGACTGGACTCTTAA